In one Zymobacter palmae genomic region, the following are encoded:
- a CDS encoding chorismate mutase, with protein sequence MTLRSSLLPFAAVLFALPAAHASSLSSATSQPPALEPLIQSIIECNAIADQVALGKWNGHTPVFDPAREQQLLESVRHKAHRYQLRPDDAALFQLGQMEANRLIQYQLLDRWHREGKVPPTQRISLNELRHQLDTLQDNQLEALARIEPLRHQNDCAETVSRTAQRMARQSTLDNEHRIALTRSLGDICQSPAGA encoded by the coding sequence ATGACCCTCCGTTCTTCGCTATTGCCCTTCGCCGCCGTGCTCTTCGCACTGCCTGCGGCACACGCATCTAGCCTTTCTTCAGCAACATCCCAGCCCCCCGCGCTTGAACCTCTCATCCAGAGCATCATCGAATGCAATGCCATTGCCGATCAGGTCGCGCTTGGCAAATGGAACGGCCATACCCCTGTCTTCGATCCAGCCAGAGAACAGCAGCTGCTCGAATCCGTCCGCCACAAAGCCCACCGCTATCAGCTACGGCCTGACGATGCAGCCCTTTTCCAGCTCGGCCAGATGGAAGCCAACCGCTTGATCCAGTATCAACTGCTAGACCGTTGGCACCGCGAAGGCAAGGTACCACCGACACAACGTATCTCGCTGAATGAGCTGAGGCACCAGCTCGACACCCTGCAAGACAACCAACTTGAAGCCCTCGCCAGGATCGAACCGCTGCGACATCAAAACGACTGTGCCGAAACGGTCAGCCGAACCGCACAGCGCATGGCACGCCAATCCACGCTGGACAACGAGCACCGCATAGCGCTGACAAGAAGCCTCGGCGATATCTGCCAGTCACCGGCAGGCGCGTAG
- a CDS encoding sel1 repeat family protein, translated as MLEYMGWLPKELAKKIIIFVFFNIVGNYCYAQENITATIDRVGRKNYEEIKECADKNIKSCEMDLAIGLYSGAIRHQEKLEDIAESRKILTDNLIDSRSRFLLGLIYIKYDHFPTEGGALTLSSCKEGLYEACYYITENVQNYSYRCRDKSCYSFIYAMEQRIKALDDLDHSDLSLAYKQQQLPKYNTELAKALAARGDKRAVYLLEDAVDKNAPDAFEVLAHIYEDGVLVPKNLQRAYMLYDLEGRVPTHPEKENVAWQLTNTELNEARKSSWRWQEAHHSYRPGYPGRNFPEERFIYH; from the coding sequence ATGCTGGAATACATGGGCTGGCTGCCGAAGGAATTAGCTAAAAAAATTATTATCTTTGTATTTTTTAACATTGTTGGAAACTATTGTTATGCCCAAGAAAATATAACTGCCACTATTGATAGGGTCGGGCGCAAGAACTATGAAGAAATAAAAGAATGTGCAGATAAAAATATAAAAAGCTGTGAAATGGATTTGGCCATAGGCCTTTATAGTGGTGCTATCAGACATCAAGAAAAACTGGAAGATATAGCTGAGTCTAGGAAAATATTGACAGATAATTTGATAGATTCAAGGTCTAGATTCTTGCTGGGTCTGATTTATATAAAATATGATCACTTTCCTACCGAAGGAGGGGCTCTAACCCTTTCTTCATGTAAAGAAGGATTATATGAAGCATGCTATTATATTACAGAAAATGTACAAAATTATAGTTATAGATGTAGGGATAAATCATGTTACAGCTTTATTTACGCGATGGAACAGAGAATAAAAGCTCTAGATGATCTAGATCATTCTGACCTATCTTTGGCATATAAGCAGCAACAGCTTCCTAAATATAATACTGAACTTGCGAAGGCGCTTGCAGCACGTGGCGATAAACGCGCGGTTTACCTTTTAGAGGATGCTGTTGACAAAAATGCTCCTGATGCATTCGAAGTGTTGGCCCATATCTACGAAGATGGTGTGTTGGTGCCGAAGAATCTACAGCGTGCGTATATGCTTTACGATTTGGAAGGGCGTGTGCCAACACACCCAGAAAAGGAGAATGTGGCATGGCAGCTGACGAATACGGAGTTGAACGAGGCAAGAAAGTCCTCTTGGCGATGGCAGGAGGCTCATCACTCATATCGCCCTGGTTACCCTGGCAGGAATTTCCCAGAAGAACGTTTCATTTATCATTAA